One genomic segment of Lampris incognitus isolate fLamInc1 chromosome 2, fLamInc1.hap2, whole genome shotgun sequence includes these proteins:
- the zgc:174906 gene encoding uncharacterized protein zgc:174906 has translation MAEKPTGEIQLLRSLKIKLISILSADADYVLQCADSHFLLSRRGYQQVKAASVSSEKVRDLLDHVIERGPEAAQGLLELLKDNEMQNTFPLLAFLKDTQLPAGKETAVKRKETTESEDSPPPKKICQNSPDLVTERQLMLVARTIGRSWKEIGRLALSVPSVKLEQIEEDCPNNHVERVFAMLRYWCACMRENATAAHLHSLLSQGDWALSSESIDFLLKKS, from the exons ATGGCTGAAAAACCAACGGGGGAAATCCAGCTACTGAGAAGCCTGAAGATTAAACTAATATCTATCCTAAGTGCTGACGCTGACTATGTACTGCAGTGTGCGGACTCTCACTTTCTGCTGTCCCGCCGTGGCTACCAGCAGGTTAAAGCTGCCTCTGTTTCCAGTGAGAAGGTGAGGGATCTGCTGGACCATGTCATCGAGAGAGGGCCGGAGGCAGCGCAGGGTCTTCTGGAACTGCTGAAGGACAATGAGATGCAAAATACCTTCCCATTACTTGCTTTCCTCAAGGACACACAGCTACCTGCAG GTAAAGAAACAGCTGTGAAGAGAAAAGAAACTACTGAGTCAGAAGACAGCCCCCCTCCTAAAAAGATATGCCAGAACA GTCCTGATTTGGTGACGGAGAGGCAGCTGATGCTTGTGGCTCGTACTATTGGACGCTCCTGGAAGGAGATTGGCAGACTGGCACTGAGTGTCCCCTCTGTGAAATTGGAGCAAATTGAGGAGGACTGTCCAAACAACCACGTGGAGCGAGTATTTGCCATGCTGCGTTACTGGTGTGCATGCATGCGGGAAAATGCCACAGCTGCTCACCTGCACTCCCTGCTCAGCCAGGGAGACTGGGCACTGTCAAGTGAAAGCATAGACTTCCTGTTGAAGAAAAGTTGA
- the hsd17b10 gene encoding 3-hydroxyacyl-CoA dehydrogenase type-2 translates to MANLRSVKGMVGLVTGGASGLGRATVERLVQNGASAVILDLPSSDGQALANSLGDRCAFAPADVTSETDVRSAVSLAREKFGKLDLAVNCAGIAVAIKTYNFKKDLPHNLEDFQRVITVNIGGTFNVIRLAVGEMAKNEPDADGHRGCIINTASVAAFDGQVGQAAYSASKGGIVGMTLPIARDLAPMGIRVVTIAPGLFSTPLLAGLPEKVRSFLARQVPFPSRLGDPAEFAHLVTSLAENPMINGEVIRLDGAIRMQP, encoded by the exons GCATGGTGGGCCTGGTGACGGGCGGTGCGTCTGGGCTGGGCAGGGCCACGGTTGAACGCCTTGTGCAGAATGGAGCATCTGCTGTCATCCTTGACCTCCCCTCCTCTGATGGGCAAGCCCTCGCAAATAGCCTTGGAGACCGCTGCGCCTTCGCACCCGCAGAT GTGACATCAGAGACAGATGTCCGATCAGCAGTTTCTTTGGCCAGAGAGAAATTTGGGAAGCTGGACCTGGCAGTAAACTGTGCTGGGATTGCTGTAGCTATTAAGACCTACAACTTTAAGAAGGACCTCCCTCATAACCTAGAGGACTTCCAACGTGTTATCact GTAAATATTGGCGGAACATTTAATGTAATTCGTCTAGCCGTCGGGGAGATGGCAAAGAATGAGCCTGATGCAGATGGACACAGAGGCTGCATCATCAACACAGCCAGCGTGGCAGCCTTTGATGGACAG GTGGGCCAAGCTGCTTATTCGGCTTCCAAAGGTGGCATTGTTGGAATGACCCTACCCATCGCTAGAGATCTGGCACCTATGGGTATCAGAGTGGTCACCATAGCACCCG GCCTGTTCTCCACTCCACTCTTGGCGGGTCTCCCAGAAAAGGTGCGTTCTTTCCTTGCTCGCCAGGTGCCTTTCCCCTCACGACTGGGTGACCCTGCAGAGTTCGCCCACCTGGTGACATCACTGGCCGAGAACCCCATGATCAATGGGGAAGTCATCAGACTGGATGGAGCAATCCGCATGCAGCCCTGA